Proteins encoded within one genomic window of Aurantiacibacter spongiae:
- the mfd gene encoding transcription-repair coupling factor — MPDLQKILKAAAPLTLASVARGAQPLVMADLARAAKGRAVFVAPDDAAMRAITDAARWFAPELQVIEFPAWDCLPYDRASPAMSVSARRLSALHQLQAGKAGKQLVVTTVNALLQRVLTPFRIREAVRELKVGTQIGHDSLIALLQRQGYARADTVVDTGEFAVRGSIFDIYPSGLDAGLRLDFFGDELESLRLFDPSTQRTTKTIDGHLLLPASEALLDDDTIKRFRTRYRETFGADATQDPLYEAVSEGRRLAGMEHWLPMFEDKMATLFDHLGKDDAIVIDSSALQAAEERLSDIADYHRQRREIAGQAKGSYRPIDPGLLYLTEGELGETIDGWPVHRTTIFAEPEGDGVVDFGFRSARDFTPERSAGQNVYEAAAEHLKTVSKDGRRPLLAAYSTGSRSRIVSIIEEAGTPVKLADTWQEALGTSARGKATAMVLPLDTGFANDELELVTEQDLLGDRLVRRRKKKKDADAFLAELQALGRGDLVVHVDHGIGKYLGLEPIEVGKSQHDCVMLEYAGGDKLYIPVENIDVLSRYGSSEEGASLDKLGGEAWQRRRARLKERIREIAGELMRTAAARSLRKAPVLEPEESSWLQFLDRFPWEETDDQEQAIADVLRDLESGRPMDRLVCGDVGFGKTEVALRAAFVAAMNGQQVAMVAPTTLLARQHYQNFCDRFAGFPLKIGRLSRLVPSGEMKTTREGLADGKVDIVIGTHAILSKNTQFKDLGLVIVDEEQRFGVTHKEKLKQLRADVHVLTLTATPIPRTLQMAMTGLRELSTIKTPPVDRLAVRTYVMEWDDMVVREALLREHHRGGQSFIVVPRISDMEPLEAWLRETVPEVKFVTAHGQMSAGEIEERMSAFYEKKYEVLLSTTIVESGLDLPSANTIIIHRADRFGLAQLYQLRGRVGRAKIRAYAYLTTEANTALSEVAEKRLKVLGDLDSLGAGFQLASHDLDIRGAGNLLGDEQSGHIKEVGFELYQSMLEDAILAVKAGDAGLERDSREGLSPQITVDAPIMIPEDYVPDLAVRMALYRRLNDAQSKQEIESMAAEMIDRFGELPQPTQNLVRLIEIKHQAIAAHIAKIDVGARGTLVTFHNDSFPDPEGLLAYVEKRQQVAKLRPDMKLVINRAWGDPESRLNGLLSLTRGLSGILRKTAKAKEKQPA; from the coding sequence ATGCCAGATCTCCAGAAAATCCTGAAAGCGGCCGCGCCGCTTACGCTCGCTTCCGTCGCCCGCGGCGCCCAGCCGCTCGTCATGGCGGACCTCGCCCGCGCGGCGAAGGGGCGAGCCGTTTTCGTCGCGCCCGACGATGCCGCCATGCGCGCGATAACCGACGCCGCCCGCTGGTTCGCGCCGGAATTGCAGGTCATCGAGTTTCCGGCATGGGACTGCCTGCCCTACGACCGCGCCAGTCCGGCCATGTCGGTCAGTGCGAGACGGCTGTCCGCGCTGCATCAGTTGCAGGCCGGCAAGGCCGGCAAGCAACTGGTCGTCACCACGGTCAACGCCCTGCTGCAACGTGTGCTTACCCCGTTCCGCATTCGCGAGGCCGTGCGCGAACTGAAGGTGGGAACACAGATCGGCCACGACAGCCTGATCGCCCTGCTGCAACGGCAGGGCTATGCGCGCGCGGACACCGTGGTCGATACCGGCGAATTCGCCGTGCGCGGCTCGATCTTCGATATCTATCCGAGCGGCCTCGATGCCGGGCTTCGGCTCGATTTCTTCGGCGACGAGCTTGAATCGCTGCGGCTGTTCGATCCCTCCACCCAGCGCACCACGAAAACCATCGACGGCCACCTGCTGCTGCCGGCCAGCGAGGCGCTGCTCGACGACGACACGATCAAGCGCTTTCGCACCCGCTACCGGGAGACGTTCGGTGCCGACGCGACGCAGGATCCGCTCTACGAGGCCGTCAGCGAGGGTCGGCGCCTCGCCGGCATGGAACACTGGCTGCCAATGTTCGAGGACAAGATGGCGACGCTGTTCGATCATCTTGGCAAGGACGATGCCATCGTCATCGATTCGAGCGCCTTGCAGGCGGCAGAAGAACGACTGTCCGACATCGCCGACTACCACCGCCAGCGCCGCGAGATCGCCGGGCAGGCCAAGGGCAGCTATCGCCCGATCGACCCCGGCCTGCTGTATCTGACAGAGGGCGAACTGGGCGAGACAATCGATGGCTGGCCCGTTCACCGCACGACGATCTTCGCCGAGCCGGAAGGCGATGGCGTGGTGGACTTCGGCTTCCGCTCGGCGCGCGATTTCACCCCCGAACGCTCAGCCGGGCAGAACGTCTACGAGGCGGCCGCCGAACATTTGAAGACCGTCAGCAAGGACGGTCGCCGACCGCTGCTGGCTGCCTATTCGACCGGTTCGCGAAGCCGCATCGTTTCCATTATCGAAGAAGCCGGCACGCCGGTGAAGCTGGCCGACACCTGGCAGGAGGCGCTCGGCACTTCGGCAAGGGGCAAGGCGACGGCCATGGTGCTGCCGCTCGATACCGGCTTCGCCAACGACGAACTGGAACTCGTCACCGAGCAGGATCTGCTGGGCGACCGGCTGGTGCGCCGCCGCAAGAAGAAGAAGGATGCGGACGCCTTCCTCGCGGAACTGCAGGCGCTGGGCCGCGGCGACCTGGTGGTTCACGTCGATCACGGCATCGGCAAGTATCTCGGTCTCGAACCCATAGAAGTGGGCAAGAGCCAGCACGACTGCGTGATGCTGGAATATGCAGGGGGCGACAAGCTCTACATTCCGGTCGAGAATATCGACGTCCTTTCACGCTACGGTTCCTCGGAAGAAGGCGCCTCGCTGGACAAGCTGGGCGGCGAGGCATGGCAGCGACGCCGTGCCCGCCTGAAGGAGCGCATCCGCGAGATCGCCGGCGAACTGATGCGCACCGCCGCCGCGCGATCCCTGCGCAAGGCGCCGGTGCTGGAGCCGGAGGAATCGAGCTGGCTGCAATTCCTCGACCGCTTCCCGTGGGAAGAAACGGACGATCAGGAACAGGCTATCGCCGATGTCTTACGCGATCTCGAAAGCGGCAGGCCGATGGACCGCCTCGTGTGCGGCGATGTCGGTTTCGGCAAGACCGAGGTGGCCCTGCGCGCGGCCTTCGTCGCCGCGATGAACGGTCAGCAGGTGGCCATGGTCGCGCCCACGACCTTGCTCGCCCGCCAGCACTACCAGAATTTCTGCGATCGCTTCGCCGGTTTTCCGCTCAAGATCGGCCGTCTCAGCCGCCTCGTTCCGTCGGGCGAGATGAAGACCACGCGCGAGGGGCTGGCGGACGGCAAGGTCGATATCGTCATCGGCACGCATGCGATCCTGTCGAAGAACACGCAGTTCAAGGATCTCGGCCTGGTGATCGTGGACGAGGAACAGCGCTTCGGCGTGACTCACAAGGAGAAGCTGAAACAGCTTCGCGCCGACGTCCACGTTCTCACCCTTACCGCAACCCCCATTCCGCGGACGCTGCAGATGGCGATGACGGGCCTGCGAGAGCTGTCCACCATCAAGACCCCGCCGGTCGACCGCCTCGCGGTGCGAACATACGTCATGGAGTGGGACGACATGGTGGTGCGCGAGGCGCTGCTGCGCGAACACCATCGCGGCGGGCAGAGCTTCATCGTCGTGCCGCGCATTTCCGACATGGAGCCGCTCGAGGCGTGGCTGCGCGAAACCGTGCCAGAAGTGAAATTCGTCACCGCTCACGGACAGATGAGCGCGGGCGAGATCGAGGAACGGATGAGCGCCTTCTACGAGAAGAAGTACGAGGTGCTGCTGTCCACGACCATCGTGGAGAGCGGGCTGGACCTGCCTTCTGCCAACACCATCATCATCCACCGCGCCGACCGCTTCGGCCTGGCCCAGCTCTACCAGCTGCGCGGGCGCGTGGGCCGGGCCAAGATCCGCGCATACGCCTATCTGACGACGGAGGCGAACACGGCGCTGTCGGAAGTGGCGGAAAAGCGGCTGAAGGTGCTTGGCGATCTCGACAGCCTGGGCGCCGGCTTCCAGCTCGCCAGCCACGATCTCGACATTCGCGGCGCCGGCAACCTTCTGGGCGACGAGCAGTCGGGCCATATCAAGGAGGTCGGGTTCGAACTCTACCAGTCCATGCTGGAGGACGCGATCCTGGCGGTGAAGGCCGGCGATGCCGGTCTCGAGCGCGACAGCCGGGAAGGGTTGTCGCCGCAGATCACGGTCGATGCGCCGATCATGATTCCCGAAGACTACGTGCCCGATCTTGCCGTGCGCATGGCGCTCTATCGCCGCCTGAACGATGCCCAGAGCAAGCAGGAGATCGAGTCGATGGCGGCGGAGATGATCGACCGCTTCGGCGAACTGCCGCAACCGACGCAAAATCTCGTCAGGCTGATCGAGATCAAGCACCAGGCCATTGCCGCCCACATCGCCAAGATCGACGTGGGCGCGCGCGGCACCCTGGTCACGTTCCACAATGACAGCTTCCCCGATCCCGAGGGGTTGCTCGCCTATGTCGAGAAGCGTCAGCAGGTGGCCAAGCTGCGACCCGACATGAAGCTGGTCATCAACCGCGCCTGGGGCGATCCCGAAAGCCGCCTGAACGGGCTGCTCAGCCTGACGCGCGGCTTGTCGGGTATCCTCAGGAAGACCGCGAAGGCGAAGGAGAAGCAACCGGCATGA
- a CDS encoding FAD assembly factor SdhE yields MLDTDLDARRSRARFRAWHRGTREADYMIGGFFDRYHARWDESGLAWFEALLEHDDVDVMAWALGTASPPAHIAGDHLTAMQKLDYVEI; encoded by the coding sequence ATGCTAGATACCGACCTCGACGCCCGCCGCAGCCGTGCCCGCTTCCGCGCCTGGCATCGCGGCACGCGCGAAGCGGATTACATGATCGGCGGCTTTTTCGACCGCTATCACGCACGCTGGGACGAAAGCGGCCTCGCCTGGTTCGAGGCGTTGCTGGAGCATGACGACGTGGACGTCATGGCGTGGGCTCTTGGCACGGCCAGCCCGCCCGCCCATATCGCCGGCGACCACCTGACCGCCATGCAGAAGCTCGATTACGTCGAGATCTAG
- the recG gene encoding ATP-dependent DNA helicase RecG, which yields MRPDILNPLFAETESLDGVGPKLKKPLARLGLERIRDVLYHLPDRFVVRRSIGDLDEAQVGEQVIIPLTIIEHRASRSARGPYRVLASDAKGNVCALTYFGRASYTAKKQLPVGETRWIAGRLDQYDQMLQIVHPDHVATESAGAMGRMVEPVYRLAEGLTQPRVAGLVTQALERAPDLPEWIERGVLDREGWPAWRDALVLAHKGEAGQARDRLAYDELFANALALMLVRQSNRQRRGQALSGDGRLREKLDLPFPLTGAQTRSIEEIAGDMAQASPMLRLLQGDVGAGKTVVALEAMLIAVEAGAQAAMLAPTELLARQHFETLQRMARPAGVEVALLTGRDKGRARESILMGLLDGGIDIVVGTHAIFQNSVAYRNLGLVVIDEQHRFGVSQRLLLTRKGRVTPHTLAMTATPIPRTLTLAQYGEMEVSRLDELPPGRQAIDTRVVGIDRLADVIGAVERHVQGGQQAYWVCPMVRGSENEGDDLAAAESRFASLKERFGDEVVLVHGQLAPEAKDAAMAQFAGGLAKLLIATTVIEVGVDVPAATLMVIEQAERFGLAQLHQLRGRVGRGAQKSTCLLVRGNELSETGKQRLALMRETQDGFRLAEEDLELRGGGELLGTRQSGEEAFNIATLEQIARLLPVAHDDARLLVESQGGLGDAARGEAARTLLYLLERDWGVQTLRGG from the coding sequence ATGCGTCCCGACATCCTCAACCCCCTGTTCGCCGAAACCGAAAGCCTCGACGGTGTCGGCCCGAAACTGAAAAAGCCGCTCGCCCGGCTCGGCCTCGAGCGCATCCGCGACGTGCTCTACCACCTGCCCGATCGCTTCGTGGTGCGCCGCTCGATCGGCGATCTGGACGAGGCGCAGGTGGGGGAGCAGGTGATCATTCCGCTCACTATCATCGAACACCGGGCCAGCCGTTCCGCGCGCGGGCCGTACCGGGTGCTGGCGAGCGATGCGAAGGGCAATGTCTGCGCGCTCACCTATTTCGGCCGGGCCAGCTACACCGCGAAGAAGCAGTTGCCCGTGGGCGAAACGCGGTGGATCGCCGGACGCCTCGATCAGTACGATCAGATGCTCCAGATCGTGCATCCCGATCACGTCGCGACCGAGAGCGCGGGGGCGATGGGGCGGATGGTGGAGCCGGTCTATCGCCTGGCGGAGGGGCTGACGCAGCCCAGGGTCGCCGGGCTGGTGACGCAGGCGCTGGAGCGCGCGCCGGACCTTCCCGAATGGATAGAGCGCGGCGTGCTCGACCGGGAAGGCTGGCCCGCCTGGCGGGACGCGCTGGTTCTGGCCCACAAGGGGGAAGCGGGACAGGCGCGCGACCGGCTCGCCTACGACGAACTGTTCGCCAACGCGCTTGCCCTGATGCTGGTGCGACAGTCCAATCGCCAGCGGCGCGGGCAGGCGCTCAGCGGCGACGGGCGGCTACGCGAGAAGCTCGACCTGCCCTTTCCCCTCACCGGCGCGCAGACGCGGTCGATCGAGGAGATCGCCGGCGACATGGCGCAGGCGTCGCCGATGCTGCGCCTGCTTCAGGGCGATGTCGGTGCGGGCAAGACGGTGGTCGCGCTCGAAGCCATGCTGATCGCGGTGGAGGCAGGCGCCCAGGCGGCCATGCTGGCGCCGACCGAACTGCTCGCGCGCCAGCATTTCGAGACCCTGCAACGCATGGCGCGGCCCGCCGGGGTGGAGGTCGCCCTGCTGACGGGCCGCGACAAGGGGAGGGCGCGCGAGAGCATCCTCATGGGCCTGCTCGATGGCGGAATAGATATCGTGGTCGGCACCCATGCGATCTTCCAGAACAGCGTCGCCTATCGCAATCTCGGGCTCGTGGTGATCGACGAACAGCATCGCTTCGGCGTGTCGCAGCGCCTGTTGCTGACGCGCAAGGGCAGGGTGACGCCGCACACCCTGGCGATGACGGCGACGCCGATCCCGCGCACGCTGACGCTGGCGCAGTATGGCGAGATGGAGGTCAGCCGTCTCGACGAACTGCCGCCGGGGCGGCAGGCGATCGACACCCGCGTCGTCGGCATAGACCGGCTGGCCGACGTGATCGGCGCGGTGGAACGGCATGTGCAGGGGGGGCAGCAGGCCTACTGGGTCTGCCCGATGGTTCGCGGGTCGGAGAACGAGGGTGACGATCTCGCCGCCGCCGAATCGCGCTTCGCTTCGCTGAAGGAGCGGTTCGGCGATGAAGTCGTGCTCGTCCACGGTCAGCTCGCTCCGGAGGCGAAGGACGCCGCGATGGCGCAGTTCGCGGGCGGGCTGGCGAAGCTGCTGATCGCAACGACGGTGATCGAGGTGGGCGTCGACGTGCCCGCCGCCACGCTGATGGTGATCGAGCAGGCCGAACGCTTCGGCCTCGCCCAGCTGCACCAGCTGCGTGGGCGGGTGGGGCGCGGGGCGCAGAAGTCCACCTGCCTGCTTGTGCGCGGCAACGAACTGTCCGAAACCGGCAAGCAGCGCCTCGCCCTGATGCGCGAGACGCAGGATGGGTTCAGGCTCGCGGAGGAAGACCTCGAACTGCGCGGCGGGGGCGAACTGCTCGGCACCCGGCAGAGCGGGGAGGAAGCCTTCAACATCGCCACGCTCGAACAGATCGCGCGCCTGCTTCCGGTCGCCCACGACGATGCCCGCCTGCTGGTGGAGAGCCAGGGCGGGCTGGGCGACGCGGCACGGGGAGAGGCGGCGCGGACCCTGCTCTATCTGCTCGAGCGCGACTGGGGCGTGCAGACGCTGCGCGGCGGTTAG
- a CDS encoding amino acid permease, whose translation MLFDRVKPLSAILSAVERNGLPRTLGAIQLMLFGIGCIIGTGIFVLTAAGAQKAGPGLMLAFVIAGAVCIVAALCYSEIASMIPVAGSAYTYSYASVGELLAWTVGWALIMEYAIAASAVSVGWAGYFSGTILHEFLGIYLPPWLSAGPLVLGGSAGGFINLPALVIALLVTWLLVIGTRESAIFNTILVAIKITALTIFVVLTLPQAELARFNPLLPAGLFGGFGTGVGAVGAAATIFFAYVGFDAVSTAAEETKNPQRNVPIGLVGSLLFCTVFYILVAAGAIGTIGGQPIMGPNGVPFPAGSEELARQCALAQYAGNLVCSDEALAHVLRQIGYSGVGNFLGIAAFVALPSVILVLLFGQTRIFFVMSRDGLLPASLAKVHPKYGTPYVVTIITGIAVALGAAFFPVGQLADISNAGTLYAFMMVAIAVLVLRKREPAAERSFRVPAVAVVAPLTIAGTIFLFLNLPYAAMLMLPGWSLVGLVVYFLYSRPRSLMGAGKVEVHELDTDRLEPDTPGIADRGRD comes from the coding sequence ATGCTATTCGATCGGGTAAAGCCGCTCAGCGCCATTCTTTCGGCTGTCGAGCGCAACGGGTTGCCGCGCACGCTGGGGGCGATCCAGCTGATGCTGTTCGGCATCGGCTGCATCATCGGCACGGGTATTTTCGTGCTCACGGCCGCGGGGGCGCAGAAGGCCGGGCCGGGCCTGATGCTCGCCTTCGTCATCGCCGGGGCGGTCTGCATCGTGGCGGCGCTGTGCTATTCGGAAATCGCCAGCATGATCCCCGTGGCGGGCAGCGCCTACACCTATTCCTACGCCAGCGTGGGCGAATTGCTCGCATGGACCGTGGGCTGGGCGCTCATCATGGAATACGCCATCGCCGCCTCGGCGGTATCGGTCGGCTGGGCCGGCTATTTCAGCGGCACGATCCTGCACGAATTCCTCGGTATCTACCTGCCGCCCTGGCTGAGCGCCGGACCGCTGGTGCTGGGCGGGTCGGCAGGCGGGTTCATCAACCTGCCCGCACTCGTCATCGCGCTGTTGGTGACATGGCTGCTGGTGATCGGAACGCGGGAGAGCGCGATCTTCAACACCATCCTGGTGGCGATCAAGATCACCGCGCTCACCATCTTCGTCGTTCTCACCCTGCCGCAGGCGGAACTCGCCCGCTTCAACCCGCTGCTGCCCGCCGGCCTGTTCGGCGGTTTCGGCACCGGGGTCGGCGCGGTCGGGGCGGCGGCCACGATCTTCTTCGCCTATGTCGGCTTCGACGCGGTCAGCACCGCGGCGGAGGAGACGAAGAACCCGCAGCGCAACGTGCCCATCGGCCTGGTCGGCTCGCTCCTGTTCTGCACCGTGTTCTACATTCTGGTAGCGGCCGGCGCGATCGGCACCATCGGGGGGCAGCCCATCATGGGGCCGAACGGCGTGCCGTTCCCGGCCGGGTCGGAGGAGCTGGCCCGGCAGTGCGCGCTGGCGCAGTATGCGGGCAATCTCGTCTGCTCGGACGAGGCGCTGGCCCACGTGCTGCGCCAGATCGGCTATTCGGGCGTCGGCAACTTCCTGGGCATCGCGGCGTTCGTGGCGCTGCCCTCCGTCATCCTCGTGCTGCTGTTCGGGCAGACGCGGATCTTCTTCGTGATGAGCCGGGACGGCCTCTTGCCGGCCTCGCTCGCGAAGGTGCATCCGAAATACGGCACGCCCTACGTGGTGACGATCATCACCGGCATCGCCGTGGCGCTGGGCGCGGCGTTCTTCCCCGTGGGTCAGCTGGCGGATATTTCCAACGCCGGCACGCTCTATGCCTTCATGATGGTCGCGATCGCGGTTCTGGTGCTCAGGAAGCGTGAGCCTGCGGCGGAGCGATCCTTTCGCGTCCCCGCGGTTGCCGTCGTCGCCCCGCTGACGATCGCGGGAACGATCTTCCTGTTCCTCAACCTGCCCTACGCCGCCATGCTGATGCTGCCGGGCTGGTCGCTGGTCGGGCTGGTGGTCTACTTCCTCTACAGTCGCCCGCGCAGCCTGATGGGGGCGGGCAAGGTCGAGGTCCACGAACTGGATACGGACAGGCTGGAACCCGACACGCCGGGCATTGCGGACCGGGGACGCGACTGA
- a CDS encoding DUF885 domain-containing protein → MTRFLAASALALALAVPAPALADPAEDFTSLRDEVWEWTLDNSPGLATSVGDRRGDGKLYDASEEGYDRSLAETRRFLTRLEAIDKDALPEDLQIDYALMRRDFADTLEAGEFDQTRYVVFTNRYGPQSQLASLPYSSPLFTVADYESYIGRIEAFPTLVDQVIDRSEGAIERGLTQACEPMEGYEDTITGIISETPEDSLLWGAFASKPASISDDRWAELRERARTAIAEDANPALERFASFYTTEYAPACRTGAPGIGSTPGGQEYYANRVRSFTTTDMTPQQVHDLGLAEVARIRAEMDAVAAAAGYDSREAFIEQLRTDPQYYPQSAQNLMEAAGALAKTIDGWMPRLFGTLPRLPYTVQPIPAASAPGNTTAYYEPGSLQTGTPGIYRVNTTELDQRPLWELPALTVHEAVPGHHHQISLQQELDLHPIRRNGTFFTVFVEGWGLYSERLGIEMGLYDTPAKEMGRLSYEMWRASRLVVDTGIHALGWSRQQAVDFMRENTALSDANISAEVNRYITWPGQALAYKLGELKIRELRTRAEQRLGEDFDLRAFHDAVLENGAVPLDVLEEHIDTWIARQQAV, encoded by the coding sequence ATGACCCGCTTCCTCGCCGCTTCCGCACTGGCCCTGGCTCTTGCCGTTCCGGCGCCCGCGCTCGCCGACCCGGCGGAGGATTTCACCTCTTTGCGCGACGAGGTGTGGGAATGGACGCTCGACAACAGCCCCGGTCTCGCCACGAGCGTCGGCGACCGGCGCGGGGACGGGAAACTCTACGACGCGTCCGAAGAAGGATATGACCGTTCGCTCGCCGAAACGCGGCGTTTCCTGACCCGGCTCGAGGCCATCGACAAGGATGCGCTGCCCGAAGACCTGCAGATCGACTACGCCCTGATGCGCCGCGATTTCGCCGACACGCTGGAAGCGGGCGAGTTCGACCAGACGCGCTATGTCGTCTTTACCAACCGTTATGGGCCGCAGAGCCAGCTCGCCAGCCTGCCCTATTCCTCCCCCCTGTTCACCGTTGCCGATTACGAAAGCTACATCGGCCGGATCGAAGCTTTCCCGACGCTTGTCGACCAGGTGATCGACCGCAGCGAGGGCGCCATCGAGCGCGGGCTGACGCAAGCTTGCGAGCCGATGGAGGGTTACGAGGACACCATTACCGGGATCATCAGCGAGACGCCGGAGGACTCGCTGCTGTGGGGTGCCTTCGCCAGCAAGCCCGCCTCGATCTCGGACGATCGCTGGGCGGAACTGCGTGAACGCGCCCGCACGGCCATCGCCGAGGACGCCAATCCCGCGCTCGAACGCTTTGCCAGCTTCTATACCACCGAATACGCGCCGGCCTGCCGCACCGGCGCGCCGGGCATCGGCAGCACGCCGGGAGGGCAGGAATACTACGCCAACCGCGTCCGCAGCTTCACCACCACCGACATGACGCCGCAGCAGGTTCACGATCTCGGCCTTGCCGAGGTCGCCCGCATCCGCGCGGAGATGGACGCGGTCGCGGCAGCGGCGGGCTACGACAGCCGCGAAGCGTTCATCGAACAGCTGCGCACCGATCCGCAATATTACCCGCAGAGCGCGCAGAATCTGATGGAAGCGGCGGGCGCGCTCGCCAAGACCATCGACGGATGGATGCCCCGCCTGTTCGGCACCCTGCCGCGCCTGCCCTACACCGTGCAGCCGATCCCTGCCGCCAGCGCGCCGGGCAACACCACCGCCTATTACGAACCGGGTTCGCTGCAGACGGGCACACCGGGCATCTACCGCGTGAACACCACCGAGCTCGATCAGCGCCCGCTGTGGGAACTGCCGGCGCTGACGGTGCATGAAGCGGTGCCCGGCCATCATCACCAGATTTCGCTGCAACAGGAACTCGACCTGCACCCGATCCGCCGCAACGGCACGTTCTTCACCGTGTTCGTCGAAGGATGGGGCCTCTATTCGGAACGGCTGGGTATCGAGATGGGGCTGTACGATACGCCCGCAAAGGAGATGGGGCGGCTGAGCTACGAGATGTGGCGCGCCAGCCGCCTCGTCGTCGACACCGGTATCCACGCGCTCGGATGGAGCCGGCAGCAGGCGGTCGATTTCATGCGTGAAAACACCGCCCTGTCGGACGCCAATATCAGCGCCGAGGTCAATCGCTACATCACCTGGCCGGGGCAGGCGCTCGCCTACAAGCTGGGCGAACTCAAGATCCGCGAACTGCGCACCCGCGCGGAACAGAGGCTGGGCGAGGATTTCGACCTGCGTGCCTTCCATGATGCGGTGCTGGAAAACGGCGCGGTGCCGCTCGACGTGCTGGAAGAGCATATCGACACCTGGATCGCGCGACAGCAGGCGGTTTAG
- a CDS encoding lipoprotein-releasing ABC transporter permease subunit produces the protein MILSPFEWTIAKRYMLPGRGEAVIALVASISIGVVMLSVAMLVIVMSVMNGFRAELLDRITGLNGHAVVQAYGGRLENWEDVLAEVRDTPGVTRASPLIEQPLLGSYNGRADAIFVRGNTQEDIDRMRESVLLGDMSSLKPGERNVAIGSRLAQNLGIRIGETLTIINPQGRSTPFGTVPRQIGYTVTAIFEVGLYDFDERFVVMPIPNAQTLLLTGDTIGMIEVQTEDADRVDEILAPVTQRLAGKAVVTDWKQMNASLFEALQVERVAMAFALSIIVLVAAFNILSSLVMLVRSKTRDIAIMRTMGATRRSLLKIFVTAGSIVGAIGTLAGLVLGFTVLIFRQGIVEGLQALFGIELWDPSIRFLSELPAKTDPFEVLFIAGMAMGLSFLATLYPAYRASNTDPVEVLRYE, from the coding sequence GTGATCCTCTCCCCCTTCGAATGGACCATCGCCAAGCGATACATGCTGCCCGGCAGGGGGGAGGCAGTGATCGCGCTGGTCGCCTCCATCTCGATCGGCGTGGTCATGCTGTCGGTGGCCATGCTCGTCATCGTGATGAGCGTGATGAACGGCTTTCGGGCCGAACTGCTGGACCGCATCACCGGCCTCAACGGCCATGCCGTGGTGCAGGCGTATGGCGGGCGGCTGGAAAACTGGGAAGACGTGCTGGCCGAGGTGCGCGATACGCCGGGCGTGACCCGCGCCTCGCCGCTGATCGAACAGCCCCTGCTCGGTAGCTACAACGGCCGAGCGGACGCCATCTTCGTGCGCGGCAATACGCAGGAAGACATCGACCGAATGCGCGAGAGTGTGCTGCTGGGCGACATGTCTTCGCTGAAGCCCGGCGAACGCAACGTCGCCATCGGTTCGCGCCTGGCACAGAACCTCGGCATTCGTATCGGAGAGACGCTCACCATCATCAACCCGCAGGGGCGCAGCACCCCGTTCGGTACCGTGCCGCGGCAGATCGGCTACACCGTGACCGCGATCTTCGAGGTCGGTCTGTACGATTTCGACGAACGCTTCGTCGTCATGCCCATACCCAATGCCCAGACCTTGCTTTTGACGGGTGACACGATCGGCATGATCGAGGTGCAGACGGAAGATGCGGACAGGGTGGACGAGATCCTCGCCCCCGTTACGCAGCGTCTGGCCGGCAAGGCCGTCGTCACGGACTGGAAGCAGATGAACGCCAGCCTGTTCGAGGCGCTGCAGGTAGAACGCGTCGCGATGGCCTTCGCGCTGTCCATCATCGTGCTGGTGGCCGCCTTCAACATCCTCTCCTCGCTGGTAATGCTGGTGCGATCCAAGACCCGCGACATCGCCATCATGCGAACGATGGGTGCCACGCGGCGCAGCCTGCTCAAGATCTTCGTGACAGCCGGCTCCATCGTCGGTGCAATCGGCACGCTGGCCGGCCTGGTGCTCGGTTTTACCGTGCTGATCTTCCGTCAGGGCATCGTCGAGGGGTTGCAGGCGCTGTTCGGTATCGAACTGTGGGACCCCTCGATCCGCTTCCTGAGCGAATTGCCGGCCAAGACCGATCCGTTCGAAGTGCTGTTCATCGCCGGCATGGCGATGGGCCTCAGCTTCCTCGCCACGCTCTACCCCGCATACCGGGCGTCCAACACCGATCCGGTCGAGGTCTTGCGCTATGAATGA